A genomic region of Gossypium hirsutum isolate 1008001.06 chromosome D01, Gossypium_hirsutum_v2.1, whole genome shotgun sequence contains the following coding sequences:
- the LOC107928086 gene encoding trifunctional UDP-glucose 4,6-dehydratase/UDP-4-keto-6-deoxy-D-glucose 3,5-epimerase/UDP-4-keto-L-rhamnose-reductase RHM1, translating into MATYKPRNILITGAAGFIASHVTNRLIRNYPSYKIVALDKLDYCSNLKNLHPSKSSPNFKFVEGDIGSADLVNYLLFTESIDTIMHFAAQTHVDNSFGNSFEFTKNNIYGTHVLLEACKVTGQIRRFIHVSTDEVYGETDEDAVVGNHEASQLLPSNPYSATKAGAEMLVMAYGRSYGLPVITTRGNNVYGPNQFPEKLIPKFILLAMRGMVLPIHGDGSNVRSYLYCEDVAEAFEVILHRGEVGHVYNIGTKKERRVIDVAKDICKLFLMDPEKSIEFVENRPFNDQRYFLDDQKLKNLGWSERVIWEEGLKKTIDWYTKHPNWWGDVSGALLPHPRMLMIPGGRHFDFEELNRMSHVNGPKLPNGKSKL; encoded by the coding sequence ATGGCAACTTACAAGCCAAGGAACATCCTGATTACTGGGGCTGCTGGGTTTATTGCATCTCATGTTACAAACAGACTCATTCGGAACTACCCGAGTTACAAGATTGTCGCTCTCGACAAGCTCGATTACTGCTCGAACTTAAAAAACCTTCATCCATCTAAGTCATCTCCGAACTTTAAGTTTGTGGAAGGGGACATTGGTAGTGCTGATCTTGTTAATTACCTCCTCTTTACGGAGTCTATCGACACGATAATGCATTTTGCGGCCCAAACTCATGTCGATAACTCGTTCGGGAATAGCTTTGAGTTCACTAAAAACAATATCTATGGCACTCATGTCTTGCTTGAAGCTTGCAAAGTCACTGGTCAAATCAGGAGGTTCATCCATGTGAGTACTGATGAGGTTTACGGGGAAACAGATGAGGATGCTGTTGTGGGAAACCATGAGGCTTCTCAACTTCTCCCGTCGAACCCGTACTCCGCTACAAAAGCCGGTGCTGAAATGCTTGTGATGGCATATGGTAGATCATATGGCTTGCCAGTGATAACGACTCGGGGAAACAACGTTTACGGCCCGAACCAGTTCCCTGAGAAACTAATTCCGAAGTTCATCCTCTTAGCGATGAGGGGAATGGTTCTTCCAATTCACGGGGACGGTTCGAATGTGAGGAGTTATTTGTATTGTGAGGATGTGGCTGAGGCCTTTGAAGTCATACTTCATAGGGGAGAAGTTGGACATGTTTATAACATCGggacaaagaaagaaaggagagtgATCGATGTAGCCAAAGATATATGCAAACTATTCTTGATGGATCCAGAGAAAAGTATTGAGTTTGTCGAGAATCGACCATTCAATGACCAAAGGTATTTTCTCGACGATCAGAAACTAAAGAACTTGGGATGGTCCGAACGAGTCATATGGGAAGAGGGGCTGAAAAAGACAATAGATTGGTACACCAAACATCCTAATTGGTGGGGTGATGTCTCCGGTGCATTGCTCCCTCACCCGAGAATGCTGATGATACCGGGCGGACGGCACTTTGATTTCGAAGAACTGAACCGTATGTCACACGTAAATGGTCCTAAATTGCCAAATGGCAAATCCAAACTTTAA